In Pristiophorus japonicus isolate sPriJap1 chromosome 3, sPriJap1.hap1, whole genome shotgun sequence, the sequence cccaagctaatgtccttccttactattgcgttaatttcctctttaactagcaatgctaccccacctcctttcctttctgtctatccttcctgaatattgaatatccctggatgttgagttcccagccttggtcaccctggagccatgtctccgcaatcccaattatatcatattcgttaatagctgcctgcacagttaattcgtccaccttattatgaatattccttgcattgaggctcagagccttcaggcttgtctttttaacacactttgtccctttagacttttgctttaatgtggccctttttgatttttgccttgggtttctctgccctccacttttacttttcttctttctatcttttgcttctgccccattttacttccctctgtctccctgcataggttcccatcccccggccatattagtttaacccctccccaacagcacgagcaaacactccccctaggacattggttccggtcctgcccagatgtagaccgtccggttttaaCTGGTCCCAcaccccccagaacaggttccaatgtcccaggaatttgaatccctccctcctgcaccattcctcaagccacatattcatcttagctgttctgcaattcctactctgactagcacgtggcactggtagcaatcatgagattactacctttgagatcctgctttttaatttaactcctagctccctaaattcagcttgtaggatctcatcccgttttttacctatatcgttggtacctatatgcaccacaacaactggctgttcaccctccccctccaaaatgtcctgcagccactctgagacatccttgacccttgcaccagggaggcaacataccatcctggaatctcgattgcggccgcagaaacacctatctattccccttacaatagaatccctaccactatagctctcccactctttttcctgccctcctgtgcagcagagccacctatggtgccatgaacttggctactgctgctatgtatctggggagttcccaccaaccactctctcacacactcccataTCTGGAGGGGTCCCTCTAACTtcactctcacactcttgtatctggggagatcaatctaatctcgctctctctctcactcctgtatctggggaagtcactctcacccctctctctcacagtcctgtatttgCGAAGCTCactaactcctctctctcactcctgtatctggggaggtccctctaatgccgctctctcaaactcctgtatctgcggagatccCACAACCCACCTGTCACACACCTGTCCCTGGGGAGGTCACCCTATCCCCTCtcacgcactcctgtatctggggaggtccccatAACAcctgtctcacactcctgtatctggggaggtccctataacaccagtctcacactcctgtatctggggaggtccctataacactagtctcacactcctgtatctggggacgtactTTAAACCATCTCTCTCAaatttctgtatctggggaggtccttctaacccctctctcactcacctgtacctggggaggtccctctatccctctcacgcactcctgtatctggcgagatccTTCGAACCCCTCGCTCtaaactcctttatctggggaggtccctataacaCCTCGTTCAAACgcctgtatctggcgaggtcctctaaacacactctcacacacctgtaACTAGAAAGGTCCCTATATCCTCTGTCCCTGGGGGGTCcttcaacccctctctcacactcctatatctggggaggtcagtctaacccctctctcacctgtatcgagggaggtctctctaaccccactctctcaaACTcttgtatcaggggaggtccctctaactcctctcataCTTTGGCATCTAGTGAGATCCCTCCAACCGAtctctctcaaactcctgtatctgtggaggtccctatagcccgtctcacactcctgtatctgcgaagCTCActgtaacccttctctcacactcctatatctggagaggtcctctaaactctctctctctctctttctcacaaccttctgtatctggggatgtccctctaacccctctctcacaatcctgtatctggggaggtccctataacaCATCTCTCACattgctgtatctggggaggttcctctaacccctctctcacactactgtatttGTGGAggaccctctaacacctctctcacattcctgtatctgcttaggtccctctaaaccctcttacacactcctgtatctggggagatcaatctaacccttctctctcaaattcctgtatctggggaagcccTTCGAACCCCTCTCCcagactcctgcatctggggagatcaaTCTAATCCTCCTCTCTCAATTTCTTGTATCtgcggagatccctctaacccgtctctgacatttcagtatctggggaggtcctcaaaacccctctctctctctcaaactactGTATCTGTGGAGCTCCCACTAACACGACTTTCACACttctatatctggggaagtccctctaaccactccctcacactcctgtatattgGGAGGTGCCTCTAATACCCGTCTGATACACtcttgtacctggggaggtccctctaacacactctctcactcctctatccgaggtggtccctctaacccctgacTCAAAAACTCCTGTAGCTGGGTAGGTCCCTCCAactcctctctcacattcctgtatctgcggAGCTCACTCTGAGGCCTCTCTCACGCTCTCCAaaactggggagttccctctaacccctgacTCTaaaactcctctatctggggaacaccctctaatccctctctcaaactcctgtatctggggaggtccatctgacCCATCTGTGACACTGCTCTATCTGGAGGTCTATAtatccactctctcacactcctgtatctgaggaggtcactCTAACCTCCCTCTCTtactcctgtatttggggtggcccctctaatccctctctcacactcctacatTTGCGAAGGGACTCTAATCCCTCTTTCTTAACATCCTGTATCTGGGAGGACCCTCGAACCCTGCTCGCTCaaactgctgtatctggggaggtccctctaactcctctcacactcctgtatctggggaggtccgccCAACTCCTCTCTTGCAATCCTCTATCTGCGGagctcactctaacccctctctctctcactcctgtatttggggaggtcctctaacccctctctctcaaactgctgtatctggggaggtccctttaacacccctctcacacactcttgtacctggggagatccctctaacacaACTCTCTCaccaatagcagtgcatttggaaagcagtgacaggattggtccaagtcagcatggatttatgaaagggaaatcatgcttgacaaatcatgcttgatgtaacgagtagagtggacaagggagaaccagtgtatgtgctgtatttggactttaaaaaggcttttgacaaggtcctacacaagagattagtgtgcaaaattaaggcacatggtattgggggtaatgtattgacgtggatagagaactggttggcagacaggaagcaaagaatgggaataaacgggtccttttcagaatggcaggcagtgactagtggtgtaccgcaaggttcaatgctgggaccgcagctatttacaatatacattaatgatttagacgaaggagttgaatgtaatatctccaagtttgcagatgacactaagctgggtggtagtgtgagctgtgaggaggatgctaggaggctgcagggcgacttggacaggttaggtgaatggacaaatgcatggcagatgcagtataatgtggataaatgtgaggctatccactttggtgacaaaaacaggaaggcagattatctgaatggtgacagattaggaaaaggggaggtgcaatgagacctgggtgtcatggtacatcagtcactgaaagttggcatgcaggtacagcaggcagtaaagaaagcaaatggtatgttggctttcatagcgaggggatttgaatataggagcagggaggtcttactgcagttgtacagggagtcttggtgaggccacaccttgaatattgtgtacagttttagtctcctaatctgaggaaggacattcttgctattgagggagtgcagcgaaggttcaccagactgattcccggaatgcaggacttacatatgaagaaagactggatcgactaggcttatattcactggaatttagaagaatgagaggggatctcataaaaacatatacaattctgataggttagatgcgggtagaatgttcccgatgttgggaaagtctagaaccagggatcacagtctaaggataaggggtatgccatttaggactcagagaagtgtgaacctgtggaattctctaccacagaaagttgttgaggtcagttcaaaagggagttagatatggcccttacggctaaagggatcaagaggtatggagagaaagcaggaatggggtactgaaggaatgatcagccatgatcatatcgaatggtggtgcaggctcgaagggccgaatgacctactcctgcacctattttctatgtttcctatatCTGGGATTTCCTCCAATCCCTcccaaacactcctgtatctggggagtccctcttacccctccctcacacacctgtgcctggggaggttcctctaacgacTCCTTCACACTCCTGTATATTGGGAGGTCCCTTTAACGCTACTCTCATACTCCTATATCCGAGGAAGTCCCTCTAACTCCTGACTCAAAAACTCACGTATCTAGGTAGGTCCCTCCAACccttctctctcacattcctgtatctggggagttccttaTAACCCATCTCTCTCAAACCACTGTATCTGAGGAAGTCCCTCCAACccttctctcacattcctgtatctgaggagatccctctaacccatctgtgactctgctgtatctggggaggatccTCTAAACTCTCTTTCTCAAACTCCGttatggggaggaccctctaactcctgtatctggggaggtccctcgagtcACTGTCTCACACATTTGTGTCTGGGATGATCAATCTAATCCCCCTCGTTCACACACTCCCGTATCTGAAGAGgtccctctaacttctctctcacacgTGTGTGTCCGGTTAGGGTAGAGTGAATTGTTTACCTGTTTTGTCCGCTTGCTGATGTGCTTGGTGTCGAACACTGAGGGGAAGAGCTGGTGAACATTGCTCTTAAACTCAACAAAACTCTCTGAGGGGAAagcagagagagagattcagggagATGTATGGGAATGGCACAGTTAGGACAGAGAGTGATTTcaagcgacagagagggagagagagagagagagagagagacacagacaaagagaaaggcagagagagcgcgagggcgagacacagagagagagcgagacaaagagaaaggcagagagagcgtgagagagagagagggagagagggagagagggagaggagagagagacaaagagaaagagggGCAAAATTAACCCCTCGCCCCgactgggggcggtaacctttcaAGGCTGGGACTGTGATAGCATAGCCCGGAAGTCCTGCCCCCAGTATGGAATTGGGCCGTACGCCTCTCAAAGAAATTGCAACGCCGTGCCTGGCACTCCGCTTCCTGTGGGGGCAGGTCCTGGGGCAGCACCACGGCGCTTAGTCTAGCGCTACGTGCAGCAGGCcagcttccattaaaggggaggccgcTATGCACTCTGCAGGCCGCCACTAGTCACCAGGGACACGATCGACCGGGccagccagcagcccggcacccaaaatccacgcacaggcaacttccacctttcaagattaagttcgggacctggaatattaggtccttctttgaaacacctgtgaactttttggcatggaagtgggtcatcctcgactcGATGATGATGACCCAAAGCGGAGGGCCAGTGTGCACGATGGTGATGTGGTCAAcgcgagggccaccattgtcgggtcAACCCAAGAGTTAGCCAACAAATAAAAATGGCAGCCCAGGGGGCTAAGGCCTCCCTTTTAAGGGGCACCCCAGCggcggatgtccaccagcttcacAACCCATGGGGTGgattggggcagtgaggggtgagaGCGCACGGCGATTACCTCATCGCTGGGGACGCTGCCGGGTCAAcaacccccaaacctccggggcaattaccCGCGAGGCGGAGACGCCCCCTTTCCCCCTTAGCGCCTCCGGGGATctataaaaagggcaatttcgccccaagAGAGAATATAAAATAACAGACTTATGAAACAAGAGCGGGAAAGGGAATAATGAaagatgggaagagaaaaagagagagacagagagagggaaacagagacaaacagacagaatgtgagagggagagggagagggggacagagagggcgagagagagggtgagggcgagagggcgagagagggggagaaagagagagagggagaaagagagagatggagaaagggagagagagatggagaaagagagagagagagagagagagagagagagagagatggagagagagagagatggagagagagagagagagagatggagagagagagatggagagagagagagagagatggagagagagtgagagagatggagagagagagagagatggagagagagagagagatggagagagagagagagagagagatggagagagagagagagatggagagagagagagagatggagagagagagagagatggagagagagagagagatggagagagagagagagaggaagagagagggagacacagagagagtgagagtgagacagagggagaaagagagacagagattgagagagacagaccgagtgagagcgaggcagacagagtaacaaaacagagagagggagagagggagagaaagagagaaagagagaaagagagaaagagagaaagagagaaagagagaaagagagaaagaaagagagaaagagagaaagagagaaagagagaaagagagaaagagagagagagagagagagagggagagagggagagagggagagacggaaagagagagggagagacggaaagagagtgagtgacatcgggagagtgagagacaaagacaaagcgAGAGattcagacagacagacagggagagagaaacagagacagagtgagagagacagaaagacagaatgaaagagagagagagagagagagagagcgcgagcgagcgagacatACAGAGATTgcgacagagaaagggagagagggggaaagagagagctagaGCGCGAgcaagagagggggacagagagagagcgcgagagatggaaacagagtgagagggagtgagagagcgagggagtgagagagcgagggagtgagagagcgagggagtgagagagcgagggagtgagagagcgagggagtgagagagcgagggagtgagagagtgagagggagtgagtgaggagacAGCGAGCGCaagacagagagcgagcgcgcgagacagagagcgcgagcgcgGGACAGAGGGcgcgagcgcgagacagagagcgcgagacagagagcgccAGCGCGGGACAGAGAGCGCCAGCGCCAGCGCGGGACAGAGAGCGCcagcgcgagacagagagcgcgagcgcgagacagagagcgcgagagcgagacagagagcgcgagagcgagacagagagcgcgagatcgagacagagagcgcgagatcgagagcgagagcgagacagagagcgcgagatcgagagcgcgagagcgagagcgagagcgcgacagagagcgcgagagcgcgacagagagcgcaagagcgagacagagagcgcgagagcgagagcgcgagagcgagagcgagagcgagacagagagcgcgagatcgagagcgagagcgcgagatcgagagcgagagcgcgagcgagacagagagcgcgagcgagacagagagcgcgagcgagacagagagcgcgagcgagacagagagcgcgagcgagacagagagcgcgagcgagacagagagcgagacagagagcgagacagagagcgagacagagagcgagacagagagcgagagcgagagcgagagcgagacagagagcgcgaaagcgagagcgagacagagagcgagacagagagcgcgagagcgagacagagagcgcgagagcgagagagagacagagagcgcgagagcgagacagagagcgcgagagcgagagcgagacagagagcgcgagagcgagagagagacagagagcgcgagagcgagagcgagacagagagcgcgagagcgagagcgagacagagagcgcgagagagcgcgagagcgagagagagagcgagacagagcgcgagagcgagacagagcgcgagagcgagacagagagcgcgagagcgagagcgagacagagagcgcgagagcgagagcgagacagagagcgcgagagcgagagcgagacagagagcgcgagagcgagagcgagacagagagcgcgagagcgagagcgagacagagagcgcgagagcgagagcgagacagagagcgcgagagcgagagcgagacagagagcgcgagagcgagagcgagacagagagcgcgagagcgagagcgagacagagagcgcgagagcgagagcgagacagagagcgcgagagcgagagcgagacagagagcgcgagagcgagagcgagacagagagcgcgagagcgagagcgagacagagagcgcgagagcgagagcgagacagagagcgcgagagcgagagcgagacagagagcgcgagcgagagcgagacagagagcgcgagagcgagagcgagacagagagcgcgagcgagagcgagacagagagcgcgagagcgagagcgagacagagagcgcgagagcgagcgcgagacagagagcgcgagcgagacagagagagcgagagcgagagcgagagcgagacagagagcgcgagagagacagagagacagagagcgcgagagcgagacagagatcgcgagatcgagagcgagacagagagcgcgagagcgagagcgagacagagagcgcgagagcgagagcgagacagagcgcgagagcgagacagagagcgcgagagagacagagagcgcgagagcgagagcgagacagagagcgcgagagcgagagcgagacagagagcgcgagagcgagagcgagacagagagcgcgagagcgagagcgagagcgagacagagagcgcgagagcgagagcgagacagagagcgagagcgagagcgagagcgagacagagagcgcgagagcgagacagagagcgcgagagcgagacagagatcgtgagagcgagacagagagcgcgagagcgagagcgagacagagagcgcgagagcgagagcgagacagagagcgcgagagcgagacagagagcgcgagagcgagagcgagacagagagcgcgagagcgagagcgagacagagagcgcgagagcgagagcgagacagagagcgcgagagcgagagcgagacagagagcgcgagagcgagagcgagacagagagcgagagcgagagcgagatcgagagcgagagagagagagagcgcgagagcgagacagagatcgcgagagcgagagcgagacagagagcgagagcgagatcgagagcgagacagagagcgcgagagcgagagcgagacagagagcgagagcgagagcgagacagagagcgcgagaccgagagcgagagcgagacagagagcgcgagagcgagagcgagacagagagcgcgagatcgagagcgagacagagagcgcgagagcgagagagagacagagagcgcgagagcgagacagagagtgcgagatcgagagcgagacagagagcgcgagatcgagagcgagagagagagcgcgagatcgagagcgagagcgagacagagagcgcgagagagagtgcgagagagacagagagcgcgagagagagtgcgagagagacagagagcgcgagcgcgagagcgagacagagagcgcgagagcgagacagagagcgcgagagcgagacagagatcacgagagcgagacagagatcacgagagcgagacagagatcacgagagcgagacagagagagagacagagagcgcgagcgcgagagcgagacagagagcgcgagagcgagacagagcgcgcgagagcgagacagagcgcgcgagagcgagacagagagcgggacagagagcgcgagagcgagacagagagcgcgagacagagagcgcgagagcgagacagagagcgcgcgagagcacgagacagagagcgcgagacagagagcgcgagacagagagcgcgagacagagagcgcgagacagagagcgcgagacagagagcgcgagacagagagcgcgagagcgagacagagagcgcgagagcgagacagagagcgcgagagcgagacagagagcgcgagacaaAGAGCGCGAGACaaagagcgcgagacagagagcgcgagagcgacagagagcgcgatcgagacagagagcgcgatcgagacagagagcgcgatcgagacagagagcgcgagcgagacagagagcgcgcgagcgagacagagagagcgcgagccgagacagagagcgcgagagcgagagcgagacagagagcgcgagagcgagagcgagacagagagcgcgagagcgagagcgagacagagagcgcgagcgagagcgagacagagagcgcgagagcgagagcgagacagagagcgcgagagcgagacagagagcgcgagagcgagagcgagacagagagcgcgagagcgagcgcgagacagagagcgcgagcgcgagagcgagacagtgagcgcgagcgagacagagagagcgagagcgagagcgagagcgagacagagagcgcgagagagacagagacagagagcgcgagagcgagacagagatcgcgagatcgagagcgagacagagagcgcgagagcgagagcgagacagagagcgcgagagcgagagcgagacagagagcgcgagagcgagagcgagacagagagcgcgagagagacagagagtgcgagagcgagagcgagacagagagcgcgagagcgagagcgagacagagagcgcgagagcgagagcgagacagagagcgagagcgagagcgagagcgagagcgagagcgagagcgagagcgagacagagagcgcgagagcgagatagagagcgcgagagcgagacagagatcgtgagagcgagacagagagcgcgagagcgagagcgagacagagagcgcgagagcgagagcgagacagagagcgcgagagcgagacagagagcgcgagagcgagagcgagagagagcgcgagagcgagacagagatcgcgagagcgagagcgagacagagcgagatcgagagcgagacagagagcgcgagagcgagagcgagacagagagcgagagcgagatcgagatcgagagcgagagcgagacagagagcgcgagagcgagagcgagagcgagacagagagcgcgagagcgagagcgagacagagagcgcgagagcgagagagagacagagagcgagagagagacagagagcgcgagagcgagagcgagacagagagcgcgagaccgagagcgagagcgagacagagagcgcgagagcgagagcgagacagagagcgcgagatcgagagcgagacagagagcgcgagagcgagagagagacagagagcgcgagagcgagacagagagtgcgagatcgagagcgagacagagagcgcgagatcgagagcgagagagagagcgcgagatcgagagcgagagcgagacagagagcgcgagagagagtgcgagagagacagagagcgcgagcgcgagagcgagacagagagcgcgagagcgagacagagagcgcgagagcgagacagagatcacgagagcgagacagagatcacgagagcgagacagagagcgagacaagagagcgcgagagcgagacagagagagagacagagagcgcgagcgcgagagcgagacagagagcgcgagagcgagacagagcgcgcgagagcgagacaga encodes:
- the LOC139260422 gene encoding putative uncharacterized protein DDB_G0271982, which translates into the protein EMEREREMEREREMEREREREMEREREMEREREMERQRARERERDRERESERETERERDRERESETRERERDRARERDRE